The following proteins are encoded in a genomic region of Musa acuminata AAA Group cultivar baxijiao chromosome BXJ2-11, Cavendish_Baxijiao_AAA, whole genome shotgun sequence:
- the LOC135626824 gene encoding small ribosomal subunit protein eS10z-like: MIIPNKNRHEICKYLFQEGVLYAKKDYNLAKHPEIDVPNLQVIKLMQSFKSREYVRETFAWQHYYWYLTNDGIEYLRTFLNLPSEIVPATLKKSSRPPPTRPFGSGPPGDRPRGPPRFEGDRPRFGDRDGYRGGPRAGPPGELGDKGGAPAEFQPSFRGAGGRPGFGRGGGGYGPGYNLLAVGVANAEMEGRLELTVVYGQNLVAI, from the exons ATG ATCATCCCGAATAAGAACCGCCATGAAATCTGCAAATACCTCTTCCAAG AGGGGGTGCTGTACGCGAAGAAGGACTATAACCTCGCGAAGCACCCGGAGATCGATGTTCCGAACCTCCAGGTGATCAAGCTCATGCAGAGCTTCAAATCGAGGGAGTATGTGCGTGAGACCTTTGCCTGGCAGCACTACTACTGGTACCTTACGAATGATGGCATTGAGTACCTGAGAACATTTCTTAACCTGCCATCGGAGATTGTTCCTGCAACCCTGAAGAAGTCTTCAAGGCCACCACCGACCCGCCCATTTGGCTCTGGTCCTCCTGGCGACCGCCCCAG GGGACCGCCCCGGTTTGAAGGAGATAGGCCAAGGTTTGGAGACAGGGATGGGTACCGAGGTGGCCCTCGCGCTGGGCCGCCTGGTGAATTAGGGGACAAGGGTGGTGCACCTGCTGAGTTCCAACCATCTTTCCGG GGTGCTGGTGGCAGGCCTGGATTTGGCCGTGGAGGTGGAGGATATGGACCAG GTTACAACTTGTTAGCTGTTGGTGTGGCGAATGCTGAGATGGAAGGTCGGCTCGAGCTCACAGTGGTTTACGGTCAAAATCTTGTTGCAATATGA